The Pseudomonas pergaminensis nucleotide sequence CAACACTCGCACTGTGGCTGTCCGTCTGCGCCACCCCGCCCCACCCTACCCGCATGCCCAGGAACCGATTGGAGACGTGCAGACCATCTAAGACGGCAAACTCAGCCCCGAACTGGCGGTGACCACCTTCAGCAATACCGACCGCCTCTACATCAACCCGACCAAAAATGTGGTGATTGTGGTGTGGCAGGCGCAGACCCAGCCGACTGGGGGTGAGGTGATTGATGACATGGTTGCGTTTGATGCAATTGTTAAGGTGCTTCCTTAAATGACACAAGGGATGGGCCTGTTTGAGGCAGGCCCGTCCCTTATTCCGAACCCGTCTATAAAACTGTCATAAATCACAGTACCCGCCACGCTCCTCGCCCTCCAGAGTGAAGACTACTCAATGGAGATCCGAACCATGCGCACCCTTGCCCACTCACTGCCCCTTGGCACCGGCCTGAAGGCCACATGGGTCCCTTTATTACTGGCCAGCCTTATCGCCTGCACAACCGGAACCCACTTACCTAATGCTATCGGCATGTGCCCAGGCGTGAGGAGCATCGAGCAAGTCAAACAGCAAGAAGGCTATAGCTATTACGCTATTTCACCCGGCGGGGGGTGGAGTGGCGAGAACCCTCAAGCCCAAGAACATTACCTCAAGGGTCTGGTATTTGAATCGGCCGCTATCCTTACCGTCGCGCAAAGCCCGACTCGCCCTGAATATCATTTCGTGGCCTGTGACTATGTGGGGCCAGAGCCGCTTGCGTTTTTGAGACTGGCCAAGCATTTCCCCGATCGCCCCCGCGCAGTGGGGCCGAACTGGACTGCGCAAGACTACTGTGAAGCTGACTCCGTCGAGGAATGCCAATTCACCGTCCTGAACCCGTTGCCATGATCTTCGAAGACACATTAAAGGGGACAGAGTTGATCGCCAGGATAAAAGCCCGCATGCCGTTGGGTGAAAGCACGCTATTCAATTCATGCACTTACGCCTGACTCACACCGTCCCCTCAGCTATGCATCGGCAACACCACCCCAAACATCACAAAAAACCCACCGCAAACTTTATTGAACCGGCGCCCGGTTCGTGCCAACCAGGGCCGTACGCGGTGCGCGGCGCTGGCCACCATGTATTCGACAACGAATTCCACCACGGCGTAGGTCAGCGCGATGATGGCCGTCTGCGTGATGATGCTTCTGTGGGGGTCCAGGAACGGTGGGATAAACGCGGTGAACAGCAGCAGCGCCTTGGGGTTTGAGAGGGCCGAGACCAGCCCTTGGCGAAACAGTGACCAGCTTCGCAAGTGGGTGGTAGCCGCCGTCTCCAGGGTGACGGGGGCGGACCGCCACAGTCCGAAGCCGAGCCAGATCAGGTAAAGCCCACCGGCAATCTTCAAGGCCGTGAACCAACTGGCCGAGGTCTGGATCAGGGCCCCAAGGCCCAGCGCACACAGCGCAAGCACCAGAGCGAAGCCGAGCACGCCGCCGCTGATGGTGAACAGCGTTTTGCGACTGCCGTGAAGCGCGCCGTGGGTCAGCACCAATAATGCATTCGGCCCAGGCACCACGGATATTCCGCAGCAGGTGAACAGGTAGAGCAACCAGGTTTCGAAGGGCATGATCAGGTCCGAGGTGGGTAGTTCTGGCCGCTATCTTGCGAATGAACAACGACAGTGGAAAGCGCATAATTCACGCCACAGCCATTCGATTAACGAATAAAGGTAACCACCATGTCTTCCAGCGATTTGCAGATCGATTGGCTCAAGTGCTTTGTGGCAGTGGTGGACGCCGGTTCGCTGTCGGGCGCGGCCCATGAGGTGAACCGCTCGCAGTCTGCCGTCAGCATGCAGATGAAAAAACTGGAAGCCGCGCTGGGACGGCCCTTGCTGAACCGTGGCCCCCGCCACCTTCAGCTGACCGATGACGGCCAGACGTTGCTGGGCTATGCCCGCCGCATGCTCGCCCTGCACGCCGAAACCCAGGCGGCGTTTCATGGTGAAGCGTTGACCGGGCGCATCCGCCTGGGCGTTGCCGAGGACTACGCGGCCAAGTACCTCACGCCGGTGCTGAAACGATTTGCGCCGCGATATGCGGGTGTGGACATTGAGCTGACCTGTGAACAGTCGACCGCCCTGATCCCGCGTGTGCGCAGTGGCGACCTTGATCTTGCGCTGGTGTCCAGGGACTCGCCGCACACGGGGACTTTTTTGTTCAAGGAGCCGATGGTCTGGGTAGGCTCCCCGCAGTTCGAACTGTGGCGCCGAGACCCGGTGCCTATCGCCGTCTACGAAAGCGAAAGCCTGGCGCGCCGGTACGCGGTGAATTCACTGGCGCAACAGGGCCGTCAATTCAAGGTGGTGTACAACAGTTCCAGCCTGGCCGGCCAGGTCGCCGCCGTGGAGGGTGGGCTCGCGATTGCTGCGATCACCCAATGCACCGTGCAGCCCTCACTGCAGGTCTTGAGCGGCGAACAGGGTTTGGGGATTATCGAACCTATGGAGGTGTCGATTCTACGTAGCCGGGCCTCTCGCGGGTCCAAGGCGGTCAATAGCCTGCACGGGTTTATCATCAGTGCGCTGCGGGTTCAGGCATAGCTCCCTTGCGTACCGCTATCAAAAGGAAGGTTCACACACCCATGGATATTCAGGAAATCAAACAACGCCTGGCCCGCCCGGCGCTCAAACTCATCGCTGGCGGCTTTCGCCCTGCGGGCACCGATGAAGAAAGCTGGCTGGGTCACGTCTTTCTGTTCCGCGCCGATGAAGGCATCCCCACCAACAAGGCCGGTGAACAGTTGCTGCCCTACGCGCAGTTCTACTTGCCCGCCCTGCCCTTCAACAGCCCGGCGCTGGAGGGGGTTCGGGTATTGACGTTGTTTATGTCGAACCCGTTTCCCGAGCATTTTGAACCCATGGGGGATAACTGGCTGATACGCGAATACGGGCCGGACGAGGTGCTGGTGCGTAAAACACTGCCGGTGGCAGGCGCCTTTCTCAAGCCATTCCCCTTGAAGACGGAAAACGTGCCGGAGGATTACCCGTTGTGGGATGGCGGTGGCGTTCCTTCCGAGCTTGAGGACGAAATACTCAAGCTGGAACGCGCGGGCGAGATACAGAGTTACTATGACCTGGTGACACACACCTATGAGCACAAGATCGGCGGTTACCCGTCGTTTTGCCAGTCGGGTGTCGATCCGGGCGAAGGTTTTGAGTTTGTGTTCCAGATTTCGTCGGACGCGAAAATCCAGCTGAATGTGGTGGACAGCGGAAGCCTGATGTTCTGGAAGCACAGCGTCACGGGGGAGTGGGCGCTTTATTATGATTTTTACTGAGGCGTCAGGCTGGAGGCGATACAGGCGCTGCGTGTTTACACGGACACCGAGGTGATCCCTTCGCAGCCTCGCCAGGGCTCGACAGCTCCCACATTAGATCTCCGTCGCCGCCAAGATTGCGCCAACACAACCGATTCCCTGTGGGAGCTGTCGAGCTTTAGCGAGGCTGCGAAAGCGGTGGATCAGTCGATGAAATGCCCGCAGTGCCGCCGCCTTCGCAGCCTCGCCAGGGCTCGACAGCTCCCACACTTGATCTTCGTCGTGGCACAAATCCCACCCACACAACCGATCCCCTGTGGGAGCTGTCGAGCTTTAGCGAGGCTGCGAAGGCGGTGGGTCAGTCGATAAAAATGCCAGCAGTGCCGCCGCCTTCGCAGCCTCGCCGGGGCTCGACAGCTCCCACACTTGATCTTCGTCGTGGCACAAATCTCACCCACACAACCGATCCCCTGTGAGAGCTGTCGAGCTTTAGCGAGGCTGCGAAAGCGGTGGATCAGTCAATAAAAATGCCCGCAGTGCCGCCGCCTTCGCAGCCTCGCCGGGGCTCGACAGCTCCCACACTTGATCTTCGTCGTGGCACAAATCCCACCCACACAACCGCTCCCCTGTGGGAGCTGTCGAGCTTTAGCGAGGCTGCGAAAGCGGTGGATCAGTCGATAAATATGCCCGCAGTGCCGCCTTCGCAGCCTCGCCAGGGCTCGACAGCTCCCACACTTGATTGTTGTCGTTGCTTAAATTGCATGTGCAGGCACGACTGCAATCCACCGAGCAAAACAGTTCCCACCCTGAGAATCCAGCATTTTCATCACCCCTCCCACAGGTGCCTGCACCCTGTTAATCTGCGGCGCTTGTCTGCATTCGGAGCGTTAGCATGGCCCTATCCAAACGCGAAACCGCCGGTATTGAACGCCGACTGATCGCCACACTGACGCAGGCGTGCGAAACGGCCAAGGCTGAACTACCGGGGTTTGAATGGCTGACGCATACCGTCGATTACGCCGCGTTCCCCCAAAGCCTGCGTGTCACCTGGGTATTCGACACGCGCGCCAGCAAGGACCACGCCCTGGCCAGCGGCGTCGACCAGCGCATGCGCGAGTTGACCGGGGCTGCGTTGCAAGCGGCAGGCGTCCCCGCCATGCCGTTGGACCGCTGCGTGCACTTTGATTCTGAAGAGGCCTGCCACTCGCAGCACGGCGGCGACTGGCGTGCGCGCCTGGCTCGCGCGACAAGTGCTGTCAGGCCTGTGCGCTAAACCGCTGCGCAGCACGCCGCGCGAACATCGCCTCTTCGGTTTCGCGCGTGGCCACTTGTCCTTTGTAGGCCAACTGGTTGATGAATAACCCTGCGGAATACTCTTTGGGCGGCAAGGAGCCGGGGCGGTTGAACAAGGCCGCCAAGTCAAAGGAAGCGGCAAAATTCTCCTGGGTCAGGCTGTAGTAGCCCATCAAGTTTCCCGACCAAGGCGAGTCGGCGTCCAGCAGGTCAATGGTGGCGTCGCGGAATTTGATCACGGCGGGCTTCAGGTCAGAGGCCTGGTTGAGCAGGTCGGTCAGCCGCTGAATATCCGCACGGCTGAGCTGGCCGGCCGTGTCGAGGACCTTCCAGCGGTCATCGGCCTCGACGGTGAAGCCGAACTTTTTGCCGGCCAAGTCCGCTGGCAGTGCTGCCTCGAAGCGCTCAACTGCGGCCTTCAGCACGCTTTGTGCCCCCTCAAACAGTTTTTCGAATCGAGGCAGTTCCGGCGATGCCGACCGGCCGACCCAGGTGTCGATAGCCTCCAGGGGTTGCGCCAGGGTCTGGGCAGCTTCACTTGGGTGATAGACAGCCGCCGGGGCGGCGTTTGCCAAGGCTGCCTCGGCGGTATCCGTTAGTGGCGCGGGTGCGATTGCCTGGCCGGAAACCGTAAGGACGGGGTTGGCCGATGGGACGTAGGCTGAGCTGACGGTGAGTGCCATTTAATCGGTCCATGATTGGCGGGTTCATCCGGGGTATCGGCGACGATGGATAAGGCTTTAAGTCAGTAGTCCCGATAAGCGCTAGAGCCTACTCGTCAATCCCTGGATAATGCCCCCCTCCCGCCTCGATACGGAAATCCCGCTCAATGAAGTTGCCCGCGTCCGCCGTCGTCCTCGCCTCAGCCTTGCTGCTTCCTTCCCTCGCCCACGCCGACGACGCCGCATTGGTCGACACGCTCAAGGCCTTCACCCGCTGCGACGCCAGTTTCTTCAGCAGCCTGAACAGCCACCGCGACGCCTGGCAGGCCTATGCGCCGCTCAAGCAGGAAAAGGACTTCACCTGGATCGCGGTGAGGGATCGCACTGACCGCAAGGCCAACGCAGTGCCGGTGAGCGCGCCGGCCATCGCCGGGTTGAAGCTGCTGTCTTACAACGATGAAGT carries:
- a CDS encoding LysE family translocator produces the protein MPFETWLLYLFTCCGISVVPGPNALLVLTHGALHGSRKTLFTISGGVLGFALVLALCALGLGALIQTSASWFTALKIAGGLYLIWLGFGLWRSAPVTLETAATTHLRSWSLFRQGLVSALSNPKALLLFTAFIPPFLDPHRSIITQTAIIALTYAVVEFVVEYMVASAAHRVRPWLARTGRRFNKVCGGFFVMFGVVLPMHS
- a CDS encoding DUF1963 domain-containing protein yields the protein MDIQEIKQRLARPALKLIAGGFRPAGTDEESWLGHVFLFRADEGIPTNKAGEQLLPYAQFYLPALPFNSPALEGVRVLTLFMSNPFPEHFEPMGDNWLIREYGPDEVLVRKTLPVAGAFLKPFPLKTENVPEDYPLWDGGGVPSELEDEILKLERAGEIQSYYDLVTHTYEHKIGGYPSFCQSGVDPGEGFEFVFQISSDAKIQLNVVDSGSLMFWKHSVTGEWALYYDFY
- a CDS encoding LysR family transcriptional regulator, encoding MSSSDLQIDWLKCFVAVVDAGSLSGAAHEVNRSQSAVSMQMKKLEAALGRPLLNRGPRHLQLTDDGQTLLGYARRMLALHAETQAAFHGEALTGRIRLGVAEDYAAKYLTPVLKRFAPRYAGVDIELTCEQSTALIPRVRSGDLDLALVSRDSPHTGTFLFKEPMVWVGSPQFELWRRDPVPIAVYESESLARRYAVNSLAQQGRQFKVVYNSSSLAGQVAAVEGGLAIAAITQCTVQPSLQVLSGEQGLGIIEPMEVSILRSRASRGSKAVNSLHGFIISALRVQA
- a CDS encoding DUF3757 domain-containing protein, with the protein product MRTLAHSLPLGTGLKATWVPLLLASLIACTTGTHLPNAIGMCPGVRSIEQVKQQEGYSYYAISPGGGWSGENPQAQEHYLKGLVFESAAILTVAQSPTRPEYHFVACDYVGPEPLAFLRLAKHFPDRPRAVGPNWTAQDYCEADSVEECQFTVLNPLP